A section of the Saccopteryx leptura isolate mSacLep1 chromosome 4, mSacLep1_pri_phased_curated, whole genome shotgun sequence genome encodes:
- the LOC136402532 gene encoding pancreatic adenocarcinoma up-regulated factor-like — MHGSPVPGLGDAIFLARNRGTQRTETMLLWLTLTTLWSTVCWADPMYGNAKGWYFSTPPEDENVITGIRVFVSPIGIFRSIQVRSGSTWSEKYGISGGHSQEFILWPGEHITGMYGSHKIYMRYLVVYTNFGRWATFGKEDGQSFVVYPDQFGKVLTGVFGQYQALGITGIGFKWDYPLESSTVTTTK, encoded by the exons ATGCACGGCTCCCCAGTGCCAGGACTGGGCGACGCGATTTTCCTGGCCAG GAACCGTGGGACTCAACGGACAGAAACCATGCTGCTGTGGCTGACCCTCACCACCTTGTGGAGCACCGTCTGCTGGGCAGACC CGATGTACGGGAATGCAAAAGGCTGGTATTTCAGTACCCCTCCAGAAGATGAAAATGTCATAACTGGGATTCGGGTGTTTGTAAGTCCTATAGGCATCTTCAGGAG TATCCAGGTGAGAAGTGGATCCAcctggagtgaaaaatatggcatCTCAGGTGGGCACAGCCAGGAATTCATCCTATGGCCAGGAGAACACATTACAGGGATGTATGGCTCGCATAAGATTTACATGCGGTACCTGGTTGTATACACCAACTTCGGGCGCTGGGCCACATTCGGGAAGGAAGATGGCCAAAGCTTTGTTGTCTATCCCGACCAGTTTGGAAAGGTGCTAACAGGAGTCTTCGGCCAGTATCAGGCCCTTGGCATCACAGGCATCGGTTTTAAGTGGGACTATCCATTAGAGTCGTCCACTGTAACAACTACCAAATGA
- the LOC136404342 gene encoding pancreatic adenocarcinoma up-regulated factor-like, with amino-acid sequence MLLWLTLTILWSTICWADTMYGNGKGRYFSSPPEDEKGITGIRVSVSPTGIIRSIQVRSAGNWSEKYGISVGHSHEFNLFVGEYITEVYGSYRIYIRYLVLYTNFGRVATYGKKGGQSFDEYSDQFGKVLTGVFGQYQALGITGIGFKWDYPSESVPLPDLT; translated from the exons ATGCTACTGTGGCTGACCCTCACCATCTTGTGGAGCACCATCTGCTGGGCAGACA CGATGTACGGGAATGGAAAAGGCCGGTATTTCAGTTCCCCTCCAGAAGATGAAAAAGGGATTACCGGGATTCGGGTGTCTGTAAGTCCCACAGGCATCATCCGGAG TATTCAGGTGAGAAGTGCAGGCAactggagtgaaaaatatggcatCTCAGTTGGGCACAGCCATGAATTCAACCTATTTGTTGGAGAATACATTACAGAAGTATATGGCTCATACAGGATTTACATCCGGTACCTGGTTCTATACACCAACTTCGGGCGTGTGGCCACATATGGGAAGAAAGGTGGCCAAAGCTTTGATGAGTATTCAGACCAGTTTGGAAAGGTCTTAACAGGAGTCTTCGGCCAGTATCAGGCCCTTGGCATCACAGGCATCGGTTTTAAGTGGGATTATCCATCAGAGTCGGTCCCTCTACCAGATCTCACATGA